One window of Streptomyces sp. SUK 48 genomic DNA carries:
- a CDS encoding mechanosensitive ion channel domain-containing protein, protein METVLRPVIVVGASVFLTVLIGWATDVLLRKADERHSETPLWDRLRRARVPYQLVLCAALLRGSYDQAELFEEHRVGVGRTLTLVLIGAAAWLVIRIASAVVETTYSRYARVHHDAARVRRVRTQVTLIMRVVSAIVGVVAVASMLLTFPAMRAAGASLLASAGVLGIVAGVAAQSTLSNLFAGLQIAFGDMVRIGDTVVVDGEWGAVEEITLTFLTVRTWDERRITMPVSYFTSKPFENWSRGTPQMTGIVFWQLDHSAPLEAMREKLRDILRQCAAWDGRASNLVVTDSTANTMEVRALVTAKDSDDIWTVRVAVREQMITWLSAEHPYALPRVNTSEAVLPPYRVPSPDRHSLRKAYEFPRTGRS, encoded by the coding sequence ATGGAGACCGTACTGCGCCCTGTGATCGTGGTCGGCGCGTCCGTGTTCCTGACCGTCCTCATCGGCTGGGCCACCGACGTGCTGCTGCGTAAAGCGGACGAACGCCACTCCGAGACCCCCCTGTGGGACCGGCTGCGGCGCGCCCGCGTTCCGTATCAGCTGGTCCTGTGCGCCGCCCTGCTCAGAGGCTCGTACGACCAGGCGGAGCTGTTCGAGGAGCACCGGGTCGGGGTCGGCCGGACCCTGACCCTGGTACTGATCGGGGCCGCGGCCTGGCTGGTGATCCGGATCGCGAGCGCCGTGGTCGAGACGACGTACAGCCGCTACGCCCGCGTCCACCACGACGCGGCGCGGGTTCGGCGGGTGCGCACCCAGGTCACGCTGATCATGCGCGTGGTCTCGGCGATCGTCGGTGTGGTCGCGGTGGCCTCGATGCTGCTGACCTTCCCGGCGATGCGGGCCGCGGGCGCCTCCCTGCTGGCCTCGGCCGGTGTCCTCGGCATCGTGGCCGGTGTCGCCGCGCAGTCCACGCTGTCGAACCTGTTCGCCGGGCTCCAGATCGCCTTCGGTGACATGGTGCGCATCGGGGACACCGTGGTCGTGGACGGCGAGTGGGGCGCGGTCGAGGAGATCACCCTGACCTTTCTGACGGTACGGACCTGGGACGAGCGCCGGATCACCATGCCGGTGTCGTACTTCACCTCCAAGCCGTTCGAGAACTGGTCGCGGGGCACCCCGCAGATGACCGGGATCGTGTTCTGGCAGCTCGACCACAGCGCGCCCCTGGAGGCGATGCGCGAGAAGCTGCGCGACATCCTGCGCCAGTGCGCGGCCTGGGACGGCCGCGCCTCCAACCTGGTGGTCACCGACTCCACCGCCAACACCATGGAGGTGCGGGCGCTGGTGACCGCGAAGGACTCCGACGACATATGGACGGTGCGGGTCGCGGTCCGCGAGCAGATGATCACCTGGCTCTCCGCGGAGCACCCCTACGCGCTGCCCCGGGTCAACACCTCGGAGGCGGTGCTGCCGCCCTACCGCGTGCCCTCCCCGGACCGGCACTCGCTGCGCAAGGCGTACGAGTTCCCGCGCACCGGCCGGAGCTGA
- a CDS encoding dienelactone hydrolase family protein gives MNIMLFHSTYGLGPAVRDAADRLRAAGHEVWTPDLFEGRTFGTVEEGMEFGDGIGKEELLKRAVLAAAPYSERGLVYAGFSLGASVAQTLALGDDKARGLLLLHGTSDIAPNASVDELPVQLHVAEPDPFETDDWLSAWYLQMGRAGADVEVYRYAGAGHLYTDPDLPDYDAQAAEATWRVALGFLDGLRTA, from the coding sequence ATGAACATCATGCTCTTTCACTCGACCTACGGGCTCGGGCCCGCGGTGCGCGACGCCGCCGACCGGCTGCGCGCGGCCGGCCACGAGGTGTGGACGCCGGACCTCTTCGAGGGGCGGACGTTCGGCACCGTCGAGGAGGGCATGGAGTTCGGCGACGGGATCGGCAAGGAGGAGCTGCTGAAGCGGGCCGTGCTGGCGGCGGCGCCCTACTCGGAGCGTGGGCTGGTCTACGCCGGGTTCTCGCTCGGCGCCTCCGTGGCGCAGACCCTGGCCCTCGGCGACGACAAGGCGCGCGGGCTGCTGCTTCTGCACGGCACCTCGGACATCGCGCCGAACGCGTCCGTGGACGAGCTGCCGGTGCAGCTGCACGTGGCCGAGCCGGACCCGTTCGAGACGGACGACTGGCTCAGCGCCTGGTACCTCCAGATGGGCCGGGCGGGCGCCGATGTGGAGGTCTACCGGTACGCCGGGGCCGGGCACCTCTACACCGACCCCGACCTGCCGGACTACGACGCGCAGGCCGCCGAGGCGACCTGGCGCGTGGCGCTCGGCTTCCTCGACGGCCTGCGGACCGCCTAG
- a CDS encoding alkaline phosphatase D family protein, which produces MTSRNRSLPASQGLNSLSPRRRTVVKAVAATAVLAGPLAAALPARASGQAPAFLHGVASGDPLPDGILLWTRVTPTPDATPGSGVGPDTAVSWVVATDKALTQVVSKGSTTATAASDHTVKADIRGLQPATDYWFRFSSGGTDSPVARTRTAPAATADISGLRFGVVTCANWEAGYFSSYRHLAARSDLDAWLHLGDYIYEYKTGEYAARGKVIRQHAPANEIITLADYRTRHGKYKTDADLQALHLKAPVIAIWDDHEFADNAWSGGAVNHTEGAEGTWTARKAAAKQAYFEWMPVRPAIEGTTYRRLRFGKLADLSLLDLRSFRSQQVSGTSGSVDDAGRTITGRAQLDWLKAGLTASDTKWRLVGNSVMIAPFVIGSLTADLLGPLAQLLDLPQGGIGINTDQWDGYTHDRRELLDHLTSNNIGNTVFLTGDIHMSWANDVPVDAGTYPLSRSAATEFVITSMTSDNLDDIVKVPEGVVSAVAAPLIEAANRHVHWVDTDRHGFGVLDITADRAQMDYYVLSDRTDQNATAKWERSYRTRTGTQKVERTYDPV; this is translated from the coding sequence GTGACCAGTCGAAACAGATCGCTGCCGGCCTCCCAGGGCCTCAACTCCCTCTCCCCCCGCCGCCGTACGGTCGTCAAGGCCGTGGCGGCGACCGCTGTGCTGGCCGGGCCGCTCGCCGCCGCCCTCCCGGCCCGCGCCTCCGGCCAGGCCCCCGCGTTCCTGCACGGCGTGGCCTCCGGCGACCCGCTGCCCGACGGCATCCTGCTGTGGACCCGCGTCACCCCGACCCCGGACGCCACCCCCGGCTCCGGCGTCGGCCCGGACACCGCGGTGAGCTGGGTCGTCGCCACCGACAAGGCGCTCACCCAGGTCGTCAGCAAGGGCTCCACCACCGCGACGGCCGCCTCGGACCACACGGTGAAGGCGGACATCCGCGGCCTCCAGCCGGCCACCGACTACTGGTTCCGTTTCTCCTCCGGCGGCACCGACTCCCCCGTCGCGCGCACCCGCACCGCCCCGGCCGCCACCGCGGACATCTCCGGGCTCCGGTTCGGCGTGGTCACCTGCGCCAACTGGGAGGCCGGCTACTTCTCCTCGTACCGCCACCTCGCGGCGCGCAGCGACCTCGACGCCTGGCTGCACCTCGGCGACTACATCTACGAGTACAAGACCGGCGAGTACGCGGCCCGCGGCAAGGTGATCCGGCAGCACGCCCCCGCCAACGAGATCATCACCCTCGCCGACTACCGCACCCGGCACGGCAAGTACAAGACCGACGCCGACCTCCAGGCCCTGCACCTGAAGGCGCCGGTCATCGCGATCTGGGACGACCACGAGTTCGCCGACAACGCGTGGTCGGGCGGCGCGGTCAACCACACCGAGGGCGCCGAGGGCACCTGGACCGCCCGCAAGGCCGCCGCCAAGCAGGCGTACTTCGAGTGGATGCCGGTGCGCCCGGCGATCGAGGGCACCACCTACCGGCGGCTGCGCTTCGGCAAGCTCGCCGACCTGTCCCTGCTGGACCTGCGCTCCTTCCGCTCCCAGCAGGTGTCCGGCACCAGCGGCTCGGTGGACGACGCCGGCCGCACCATCACCGGCCGGGCCCAGCTCGACTGGCTGAAGGCGGGCCTGACCGCGTCCGACACCAAGTGGCGCCTGGTCGGCAACTCGGTGATGATCGCGCCGTTCGTCATCGGCTCCCTCACCGCGGACCTGCTGGGGCCGCTCGCCCAGCTGCTCGACCTGCCGCAGGGCGGCATAGGCATCAACACCGACCAGTGGGACGGCTACACCCACGACCGCCGGGAACTCCTCGACCACCTGACGTCGAACAACATCGGCAACACCGTCTTCCTGACCGGCGACATCCACATGTCCTGGGCCAACGACGTGCCGGTGGACGCGGGCACCTACCCGCTGTCCCGGTCGGCCGCCACCGAGTTCGTCATCACCTCGATGACCTCCGACAACCTCGACGACATCGTCAAGGTCCCCGAGGGCGTGGTCTCCGCGGTCGCCGCGCCGCTCATCGAGGCCGCCAACCGGCACGTCCACTGGGTGGACACCGACCGGCACGGCTTCGGTGTGCTGGACATCACCGCCGACCGCGCGCAGATGGACTACTACGTCCTCTCCGACCGCACCGACCAGAACGCCACCGCCAAGTGGGAGCGCTCGTACCGCACCCGCACCGGCACGCAGAAGGTCGAGCGCACCTACGACCCGGTCTAG
- a CDS encoding thioredoxin domain-containing protein translates to MSKRNSQASKNAARERLRVERERQAKRDKAKRQAFVAGGVVVALAAAGGIGYAVVQANKPSYWEGLKDAKVVAPAHTEGAKGTTVVIGKASAKKTLKMYEDPRCPVCAQFEQTVGSTLHKDIDDGKFKYQYVGATFLDAHDNGVGSKNALSALGAALNVSPQAFLDYKSALYSTKWHPDENDDKFKDDNYLIKIADTVPALKGNATFQNAVKKGTYDAWAVNMSKQFDHNKDGVTGTPAFVMDGKQLNGGNMITSVDEFNKVIDAAIKG, encoded by the coding sequence ATGAGCAAGCGGAACAGCCAGGCGTCGAAGAACGCGGCCCGGGAGCGGCTGCGCGTGGAGCGCGAGCGCCAGGCCAAGCGGGACAAGGCCAAGCGCCAGGCGTTCGTGGCCGGCGGCGTCGTGGTCGCGCTGGCGGCCGCGGGCGGCATCGGCTACGCCGTCGTCCAGGCCAACAAGCCCAGCTACTGGGAGGGCCTGAAGGACGCGAAGGTCGTCGCCCCGGCCCACACCGAGGGCGCCAAGGGCACCACGGTCGTCATCGGCAAGGCGAGCGCCAAGAAGACCCTCAAGATGTACGAGGACCCGCGCTGCCCGGTCTGCGCCCAGTTCGAGCAGACGGTCGGCTCGACGCTGCACAAGGACATCGACGACGGCAAGTTCAAGTACCAGTACGTGGGCGCCACGTTCCTGGACGCCCACGACAACGGTGTGGGCTCCAAGAACGCGCTGAGCGCGCTGGGCGCCGCCCTGAACGTCAGCCCCCAGGCGTTCCTGGACTACAAGTCCGCGCTTTACTCCACGAAGTGGCACCCGGACGAGAACGACGACAAGTTCAAGGACGACAACTACCTCATCAAGATCGCCGACACCGTTCCGGCGCTCAAGGGCAACGCCACCTTCCAGAACGCCGTCAAGAAGGGCACCTACGACGCCTGGGCGGTGAACATGTCGAAGCAGTTCGACCACAACAAGGACGGCGTGACCGGCACCCCGGCGTTCGTCATGGACGGCAAGCAGCTCAACGGCGGCAACATGATCACGTCGGTGGACGAGTTCAACAAGGTCATCGACGCGGCCATCAAGGGCTGA
- a CDS encoding DUF2252 domain-containing protein: protein MSVPQLSAEQRGEEILAVFDTAFGRLLAADPAAFRVKFRKMAASAFAFYRGTACLFYHDLDAERRGGPYLDDRTSRVWIHGDLHAENFGTYMDSYGRLVFNVNDFDEAYVGPFTWDLKRFSASVALLGYAKALSDEQITELVTVYADAYRERIHALATGAKSDEVPPFTLDTAEGPLLGALRAARSLTRFELLDSMTEIRDFERRFASGPGTVELDAADRYKILAAFDGYLETLPDSSLARPDSYRVKDVVGRRGVGIGSAGLPSYNILLEGHSDALENDVVIYIKQAQTPAVSRHLTDPAVAGYFQHEGHRTVISQRALQAHADPWLGWTELDGAGQLVAEVSPYAVDLDWSDLDDPEEIALVVADLGRATATMHAAADDTSGESLVPFSTERAIDAAIAADEEGFAPLLVDFAHTYGARARADHHLFVELFRNGRIPGL, encoded by the coding sequence ATGTCGGTCCCACAGCTCAGCGCCGAGCAGCGCGGCGAGGAGATCCTCGCCGTGTTCGACACCGCCTTCGGCAGGCTCCTGGCCGCCGACCCGGCCGCGTTCCGGGTGAAGTTCCGGAAGATGGCGGCCTCGGCCTTCGCCTTCTACCGGGGCACGGCGTGCCTCTTCTACCACGACCTCGACGCCGAGCGCCGGGGCGGCCCCTACCTGGACGACCGCACCTCGCGCGTGTGGATCCACGGCGACCTGCACGCCGAGAACTTCGGCACGTACATGGACTCGTACGGCCGCCTGGTGTTCAACGTCAACGACTTCGACGAGGCGTACGTCGGCCCCTTCACCTGGGACCTGAAGCGCTTCTCCGCCTCGGTCGCGCTCCTCGGGTACGCCAAGGCGCTGAGCGACGAGCAGATCACCGAGCTGGTGACGGTCTACGCGGACGCGTACCGGGAGCGGATCCACGCCCTGGCCACCGGCGCCAAGAGCGACGAGGTGCCGCCGTTCACCCTGGACACCGCCGAGGGCCCGCTGCTCGGCGCGCTGCGCGCGGCCCGCTCGCTCACCCGGTTCGAGCTGCTGGACTCGATGACCGAGATCCGTGACTTCGAACGCCGGTTCGCCTCGGGCCCCGGCACCGTGGAGCTGGACGCGGCCGACCGCTACAAGATCCTCGCGGCCTTCGACGGCTACCTGGAGACGCTGCCGGACTCCTCCCTGGCCCGCCCGGACTCCTACCGGGTCAAGGACGTCGTGGGCCGCCGGGGCGTGGGCATCGGCTCGGCCGGGCTGCCGTCGTACAACATCCTCCTGGAGGGCCACAGCGACGCCCTGGAGAACGATGTCGTGATCTACATCAAGCAGGCCCAGACCCCGGCCGTCTCCCGGCACCTCACCGATCCCGCCGTCGCCGGGTACTTCCAGCACGAGGGCCACCGCACGGTGATCTCCCAGCGCGCCCTCCAGGCGCACGCCGACCCGTGGCTCGGCTGGACCGAGCTGGACGGCGCGGGCCAGCTGGTCGCCGAGGTCTCGCCGTACGCGGTCGACCTGGACTGGAGCGACCTCGACGACCCGGAGGAGATCGCGCTGGTCGTGGCCGACCTGGGCCGGGCCACGGCGACCATGCACGCGGCGGCGGACGACACCTCCGGCGAGTCCCTGGTGCCCTTCTCCACCGAGCGGGCCATCGACGCGGCGATCGCGGCCGACGAGGAGGGCTTCGCACCCCTGCTGGTCGACTTCGCGCACACCTACGGCGCCCGCGCCCGCGCGGACCACCACCTCTTCGTGGAACTGTTCCGCAACGGCCGTATCCCGGGCCTGTAG
- the dnaE gene encoding DNA polymerase III subunit alpha, which yields MSKPPFTHLHVHTQYSLLDGAARLKDMFNACNEMGMTHIAMSDHGNLHGAYDFFHTAQKSGITPIIGIEAYVAPESRRNKRKIQWGQPHQKRDDVSGSGGYTHKTMWAVNRTGLHNLFRLSSDAYAEGWLQKWPRMDKETISQWSEGIVASTGCPSGELQTRLRLGQFDEALKAASEYQDIFGKDKYFLELMDHGIDIEHRVRDGLLEIGKKLGIPPLVTNDSHYTYAHEATAHDALLCIQTGKNLSDPDRFKFDGTGYYLKSTDEMYAIDSSDAWQEGCANTLLVAEMVDTTGMFEKRDLMPKFDIPEGYTEVTWFKEEVRRGMDRRFPGGIPEDRQKQADYEMDVIISMGFPGYFLVVADFIMWAKNNGIAVGPGRGSAAGSIVAYAMGITDLDPIPHGLIFERFLNPERISMPDVDIDFDERRRVEVIRYVTEKYGADKVAMIGTYGTIKAKNAIKDSARVLGYPYAMGDRITKAMPADVLGKGIPLSGITDPQHPRYSEAGEVRGMYENEPDVKKVIDTARGVEGLVRQMGVHAAGVIMSSETITDHVPVWVRHTDGVTITQWDYPSCESLGLLKMDFLGLRNLTIMDDAVKMVKANKGLDIDLLSLPLDDPKTFELLQRGDTLGVFQFDGGPMRSLLRLMKPDNFEDISAVSALYRPGPMGMNSHTNYALRKNGQQEITPIHPELEEPLREVLDVTHGLIVYQEQVQKAAQIIAGYSLGEADILRRVMGKKKPEELAKNFVLFQEGARKKDFSDEAIQALWDVLVPFAGYAFNKAHSAAYGLVSYWTAYLKANHPAEYMAGLLTSVKDDKDKSAVYLNECRRMGIRVLPPNVNESESNFAAQGDDVILFGLSAVRNVGTNVVESIIRCRKAKGKYATFPDYLDKVEAVVCNKRTTESLIKAGAFDTMGHTRKGLTAQYEPMIDNVVAVKRKEAEGQFDLFGGMGEDSADEPGFGLDVQFAEDEWDKTYLLAQEREMLGLYVSDHPLFGLEHVLSDKADAGISQLTGGEHADGAVVTIGGIISGLQRKMTKQGNAWAIATVEDLAGSIECMFFPATYQLVSTQLVEDAVVFVKGRLDKREDVPRLVAMELMVPDLSNAGANAPVVLTIPATRVTPPMVSRLGEILSHHKGDSEVRIKLQGPRKTTVLRLDRHRVKPDPALFGDLKVLLGPSCLAG from the coding sequence GTGTCAAAGCCGCCGTTCACGCACCTGCACGTCCACACCCAGTACTCGCTGCTGGACGGTGCCGCGCGGCTGAAGGACATGTTCAACGCCTGCAATGAAATGGGCATGACGCACATCGCCATGTCCGACCACGGCAACCTGCACGGGGCGTACGACTTCTTCCACACCGCCCAGAAGTCCGGGATCACGCCGATCATCGGGATCGAGGCATATGTCGCCCCCGAATCCCGGCGCAACAAGCGCAAGATCCAGTGGGGCCAGCCGCACCAGAAGCGCGACGACGTCTCCGGTTCCGGCGGTTACACCCACAAGACGATGTGGGCGGTGAACCGGACCGGCCTGCACAACCTCTTCCGGCTGTCCTCCGACGCGTACGCCGAGGGCTGGCTCCAGAAGTGGCCCCGGATGGACAAGGAGACCATCTCCCAGTGGTCCGAGGGCATCGTCGCCTCCACCGGCTGCCCCTCCGGCGAGCTGCAGACCCGGCTGCGCCTCGGCCAGTTCGACGAGGCCCTCAAGGCCGCCAGCGAGTACCAGGACATCTTCGGCAAGGACAAGTACTTCCTGGAGCTGATGGACCACGGCATCGACATCGAGCACCGGGTCCGCGACGGCCTCCTGGAGATCGGCAAGAAGCTCGGCATCCCCCCGCTGGTCACCAACGACTCGCACTACACGTACGCCCACGAGGCGACCGCCCACGACGCGCTGCTGTGCATCCAGACCGGCAAGAACCTCTCCGACCCGGACCGCTTCAAGTTCGACGGCACCGGCTACTACCTGAAGTCCACGGACGAGATGTACGCCATCGACTCCTCGGACGCCTGGCAGGAGGGCTGCGCCAACACGCTCCTGGTGGCCGAGATGGTCGACACCACCGGCATGTTCGAGAAGCGCGACCTGATGCCGAAGTTCGACATCCCCGAGGGCTACACCGAGGTCACCTGGTTCAAGGAGGAGGTCCGCCGGGGCATGGACCGCCGCTTCCCCGGCGGCATCCCCGAGGACCGCCAGAAGCAGGCCGACTACGAGATGGACGTCATCATCTCGATGGGCTTCCCCGGCTACTTCCTCGTGGTCGCCGACTTCATCATGTGGGCCAAGAACAACGGCATCGCGGTCGGCCCCGGCCGAGGCTCCGCGGCCGGTTCGATCGTCGCCTACGCCATGGGCATCACCGACCTCGACCCGATCCCGCACGGCCTGATCTTCGAGCGGTTCCTCAACCCCGAGCGCATCTCGATGCCCGATGTCGACATCGACTTCGACGAGCGCCGGCGCGTCGAGGTGATCCGGTACGTCACCGAGAAGTACGGCGCCGACAAGGTCGCCATGATCGGCACCTACGGCACCATCAAGGCCAAGAACGCGATCAAGGACTCGGCGCGCGTGCTGGGTTACCCGTACGCGATGGGCGACCGCATCACCAAGGCCATGCCCGCCGACGTCCTCGGCAAGGGCATCCCGCTCTCCGGCATCACCGACCCGCAGCACCCCCGCTACTCGGAGGCGGGCGAGGTCCGGGGGATGTACGAGAACGAACCGGACGTGAAGAAGGTCATCGACACCGCGCGCGGCGTGGAGGGCCTGGTCCGGCAGATGGGTGTGCACGCGGCCGGCGTGATCATGTCCAGCGAGACCATCACCGACCACGTCCCGGTCTGGGTCCGGCACACCGACGGCGTGACCATCACGCAGTGGGACTACCCGAGCTGCGAGTCGCTCGGCCTGCTGAAGATGGACTTCCTGGGCCTGCGCAACCTCACGATCATGGACGACGCGGTCAAGATGGTGAAGGCCAACAAGGGCCTCGACATCGACCTGCTGTCCCTGCCGCTGGACGACCCCAAGACCTTCGAACTGCTCCAGCGCGGCGACACCCTCGGCGTCTTCCAGTTCGACGGCGGCCCGATGCGCTCGCTGCTGCGCCTGATGAAGCCCGACAACTTCGAAGACATCTCCGCCGTGTCGGCCCTGTACCGGCCGGGCCCGATGGGCATGAACTCCCACACGAACTACGCCCTGCGCAAGAACGGGCAGCAGGAGATCACGCCGATCCACCCCGAGCTGGAGGAGCCGCTCAGGGAGGTCCTGGACGTCACCCACGGCCTGATCGTCTACCAGGAGCAGGTGCAGAAGGCCGCGCAGATCATCGCCGGCTACTCGCTCGGCGAGGCCGACATCCTGCGCCGTGTGATGGGCAAGAAGAAGCCCGAGGAGCTGGCGAAGAACTTCGTCCTCTTCCAGGAGGGCGCCCGCAAGAAGGACTTCAGCGACGAGGCCATCCAGGCGCTGTGGGACGTGCTGGTCCCGTTCGCCGGCTACGCGTTCAACAAGGCCCACTCGGCCGCGTACGGCCTGGTGTCGTACTGGACCGCCTACCTCAAGGCCAACCACCCCGCCGAGTACATGGCGGGCCTGCTGACCTCCGTCAAGGACGACAAGGACAAGTCGGCGGTCTACCTCAACGAGTGCCGCCGCATGGGCATCCGGGTGCTCCCGCCGAACGTCAACGAGTCGGAGTCCAACTTCGCCGCCCAGGGTGACGACGTGATCCTCTTCGGCCTCTCCGCGGTGCGCAACGTGGGCACCAACGTGGTCGAGTCGATCATCAGGTGCCGCAAGGCCAAGGGGAAGTACGCCACGTTCCCCGACTACCTCGACAAGGTCGAGGCGGTCGTCTGCAACAAGCGCACCACCGAATCGCTGATCAAGGCCGGCGCGTTCGACACCATGGGGCACACCCGCAAGGGCCTCACCGCGCAGTACGAACCGATGATCGACAACGTGGTCGCGGTCAAGCGCAAGGAGGCCGAGGGCCAGTTCGACCTCTTCGGCGGCATGGGCGAGGACAGCGCGGACGAGCCCGGCTTCGGCCTCGACGTGCAGTTCGCCGAGGACGAGTGGGACAAGACCTATCTGCTCGCCCAGGAGCGGGAGATGCTCGGTCTGTACGTCTCCGACCACCCGCTGTTCGGCCTCGAACACGTGCTGTCCGACAAGGCCGACGCGGGCATCTCCCAGCTCACCGGCGGCGAGCACGCGGACGGCGCGGTGGTGACCATCGGCGGCATCATCTCGGGCCTCCAGCGCAAGATGACCAAGCAGGGCAACGCCTGGGCGATCGCCACCGTCGAGGACCTCGCGGGCTCCATCGAGTGCATGTTCTTCCCGGCCACCTACCAGCTGGTGTCGACCCAACTGGTCGAGGACGCCGTGGTGTTCGTCAAGGGCCGCCTCGACAAGCGCGAGGACGTGCCCCGGCTCGTCGCCATGGAGCTGATGGTGCCGGACCTGTCCAACGCGGGCGCCAACGCGCCGGTGGTCCTCACCATCCCGGCGACCCGGGTCACCCCGCCCATGGTCAGCCGCCTCGGCGAGATCCTCAGTCACCACAAGGGCGACAGCGAGGTGCGGATCAAGCTCCAGGGGCCGCGCAAGACCACGGTGCTACGCCTGGACCGGCACCGGGTCAAGCCCGATCCGGCGCTCTTCGGCGACCTGAAGGTGCTGCTCGGCCCGTCCTGCCTCGCGGGCTGA
- a CDS encoding NYN domain-containing protein has product MDRCIVLVDAGYLLGAAASLLAGEPSRSRITVDHPALIQALRDRAESDTERPLLRIYWFDGAPDRVPQPEHRRLRVMPRVTVRLGALTRSDGRWAQKGVDAAMHAELTELARNRACSDVVLVTGDGDLLPGMMAAKEHGVAVHLWAVQAADGDYNQSEDLVAEADERRVLDRAWITQAVRAKELTGVCAPPPVPRPEIAAILSAPLPESALAAAAERPPEQEPRPPAGTAENGGQERVPAAKGVPTPKDLAALRAPGTVQPAQHPTTATLRWSSDKGWVDRPGAVAEPAEAAAMPTLAQLTTAEQRWADREEDITTVGGDPYEVGQVFARRWISRLGDQSHLQRLSQMYPRIPHRIDGELLRYAARFGLLAHKDDQIDEHDRYAIRAGFWREFDIPAAAEHASAGE; this is encoded by the coding sequence GTGGACCGCTGCATCGTCCTGGTGGACGCCGGGTATCTGCTGGGCGCGGCCGCCAGCCTTCTCGCGGGCGAGCCCTCGCGGTCCCGGATCACCGTCGACCACCCCGCGCTGATCCAGGCGCTGCGCGACCGCGCCGAGTCCGACACCGAGCGGCCCCTGCTGCGCATCTACTGGTTCGACGGCGCCCCCGACCGGGTTCCCCAGCCCGAGCACCGCCGGCTGCGGGTGATGCCCCGGGTCACCGTCCGCCTCGGCGCCCTCACCCGCAGCGACGGACGCTGGGCGCAGAAGGGCGTGGACGCGGCCATGCACGCCGAGCTGACCGAGCTGGCCCGCAACCGGGCCTGCTCCGACGTCGTCCTCGTCACCGGTGACGGCGATCTGCTGCCGGGCATGATGGCGGCCAAGGAGCACGGTGTCGCCGTACACCTGTGGGCCGTGCAGGCCGCCGACGGGGACTACAACCAGTCCGAGGACCTGGTCGCCGAGGCCGACGAACGGCGCGTGCTGGACCGGGCCTGGATCACCCAGGCCGTCCGCGCCAAGGAGCTGACCGGTGTGTGCGCCCCGCCGCCGGTGCCCCGCCCCGAGATCGCCGCGATCCTCTCCGCCCCGCTGCCCGAGTCCGCGCTCGCCGCGGCCGCCGAGCGGCCCCCCGAGCAGGAGCCGCGCCCGCCGGCCGGCACCGCCGAGAACGGCGGCCAGGAGCGGGTGCCCGCGGCCAAGGGCGTGCCCACCCCCAAGGACCTCGCCGCGCTGCGCGCCCCCGGCACCGTCCAGCCCGCCCAGCACCCGACCACCGCCACCCTGCGCTGGTCCTCCGACAAGGGGTGGGTGGACCGGCCCGGCGCGGTGGCCGAACCGGCCGAGGCCGCCGCCATGCCGACGCTCGCCCAGCTCACCACGGCCGAGCAGCGCTGGGCGGACCGCGAGGAGGACATCACCACCGTCGGCGGCGATCCGTACGAGGTGGGGCAGGTCTTCGCCCGCCGCTGGATCTCCCGGCTCGGCGACCAGAGCCACCTCCAGCGGCTGTCCCAGATGTACCCGCGCATCCCGCACCGCATCGACGGGGAGCTGCTGCGCTACGCCGCGCGCTTCGGGCTGCTCGCGCACAAGGACGACCAGATCGACGAGCACGACCGTTACGCCATCCGGGCGGGCTTCTGGCGGGAGTTCGACATCCCGGCCGCCGCGGAGCACGCGAGCGCGGGGGAGTGA